A stretch of Clostridia bacterium DNA encodes these proteins:
- a CDS encoding GIY-YIG nuclease family protein: MATRGKSINLYLMDGEPVGRIKCTLANWTGVAYKIPRTALDLCKERDDLKQSGIYFLFGTSDQTGNNIVYVGQAGARKNGEGLLYRLQEHKRNPNKDYWTEAVLFTTSNNSFGPTEISYLENRFCGLALAAKRYDVRNGNDPTQGNITEEKESELEEFVEYARIVMGTLGHKVFEPLAAHSATASDDADAHIVIADEPLLQFDRPAGKAMGHRTSEGFVVLKGSVLSIKLQRSCPENARKFRMKYSDKIDANGILIEDALLTSPSAAAAFVGGSSLSGNITWKTADGRTLKDIESKE; the protein is encoded by the coding sequence ATGGCCACAAGAGGGAAAAGTATAAATCTTTATTTAATGGACGGTGAGCCAGTCGGACGCATTAAATGCACACTTGCCAACTGGACTGGTGTGGCCTATAAGATCCCACGCACTGCTTTAGATCTTTGTAAAGAGCGAGATGATTTGAAGCAAAGCGGCATCTACTTTCTTTTTGGCACATCCGACCAAACAGGTAATAATATCGTCTATGTCGGTCAAGCAGGCGCACGCAAAAATGGCGAGGGTCTGCTATACCGCTTGCAGGAACATAAACGCAACCCAAATAAGGATTACTGGACGGAAGCCGTTCTCTTTACAACCTCCAATAACTCCTTCGGACCAACGGAGATAAGCTATCTTGAAAATCGTTTCTGTGGACTTGCGCTTGCGGCGAAGCGATATGATGTCAGGAACGGAAACGACCCGACACAAGGTAACATCACAGAGGAAAAAGAAAGCGAGCTTGAAGAATTTGTCGAATACGCCCGCATTGTTATGGGGACGCTTGGACATAAAGTCTTCGAGCCGCTTGCGGCGCATTCTGCCACTGCATCAGATGATGCTGACGCACACATCGTTATTGCCGACGAGCCGCTGCTCCAGTTTGACAGACCCGCAGGAAAAGCCATGGGTCATCGCACGAGTGAAGGGTTTGTTGTCCTTAAGGGCAGTGTTCTATCTATCAAGTTACAACGCAGTTGCCCGGAGAACGCTCGAAAGTTCCGCATGAAATATTCAGATAAGATTGATGCAAACGGCATCTTGATCGAGGATGCTCTTTTAACCAGTCCTTCGGCGGCGGCGGCTTTCGTTGGTGGTTCCAGCCTCAGCGGAAACATCACATGG